In Halobacteriovorax marinus SJ, the following proteins share a genomic window:
- the speB gene encoding agmatinase — protein sequence MSTEIIKDSLPKLQRPEEVYLNSHWTDKLHANATHLIGFGFDGTACFRKGTKDGPDALRIISDGIEDYSPYLKSGTDEIRKFYDLGNLNVGTSDDADANWKQATDEFLEIFSDVDLKESGIKTLTLGGEHSISFAPLKTYLDQYDDLVVIHLDAHADLRDGYLGHHYSHASIIRRALDHFKDGHELIQYGIRSGTKDEFNWMHEHGTIKTSRADFLEAVSSIANDRPIYLTFDLDYFDPSFFPGTGTPEPGGEDFHSFISFVKILMNKNFVGCDVVELSPVIDPTGNSDVFAAKVVRELLIALN from the coding sequence TTGAGCACTGAAATTATTAAAGATTCTCTACCTAAGTTGCAAAGACCTGAAGAAGTTTATTTGAACTCTCATTGGACTGATAAGCTTCATGCAAATGCTACCCATTTGATTGGTTTTGGTTTTGATGGAACGGCATGTTTTAGAAAGGGAACAAAAGACGGACCCGATGCTCTTAGAATCATCAGTGATGGAATCGAAGATTATTCTCCCTACTTAAAAAGTGGTACCGATGAAATTCGTAAGTTCTACGACCTTGGAAATTTAAATGTGGGAACGAGTGATGATGCCGACGCTAATTGGAAGCAGGCAACAGATGAGTTCTTAGAGATCTTCAGTGATGTAGATCTAAAAGAGAGTGGAATCAAAACTCTCACTCTTGGTGGAGAGCATTCAATTAGTTTCGCTCCTCTAAAAACGTACTTAGATCAATATGATGATCTGGTGGTCATTCACCTCGATGCTCACGCAGACCTTCGAGACGGCTACTTGGGACATCATTACTCTCATGCCTCTATTATTAGAAGAGCACTTGACCATTTTAAAGATGGACATGAATTGATTCAGTATGGAATTCGCTCTGGTACTAAAGATGAATTTAATTGGATGCACGAGCATGGAACAATTAAAACTTCTCGTGCTGATTTTTTAGAAGCGGTAAGCTCTATTGCTAACGATAGACCAATCTATTTAACTTTTGATCTCGATTACTTTGACCCTAGCTTCTTTCCTGGTACGGGAACACCGGAGCCGGGTGGAGAAGATTTCCATTCATTCATATCCTTTGTTAAGATCTTGATGAATAAGAATTTTGTTGGTTGTGATGTGGTGGAATTATCTCCCGTTATTGATCCGACAGGAAATAGTGATGTCTTTGCGGCCAAGGTTGTACGAGAATTATTAATTGCACTAAATTAG
- a CDS encoding M14 family zinc carboxypeptidase: MSLLYGCSSITDFMTLDKDDSNTSAQSKKISTTEAKEAPVAEPVKVQKVVKKPLWDKKLPQNQVVSNYCKKIEKKFRHWGWGYSRCMNIKWNNVRKSHLGDPLIWTVYGSEELQKSSNPKDMTLILCGVHGDEITPIKFCFDIIHHLEKVVNGHLPGHEELEDKLVVVAPIVTPDSFFKRRPTRTNARGVDVNRNFPTKDWNRDALRLWKTRYRSDKRRYPGERPLSEQETIFQVNLIKRYNPSKIITVHAPLSILDYDGPEFHSHNHDGAQIVVPNAQELLIQMSKMANGYKIKNYPFFPGSLGNYAGNERNIPTYTLELPTSDNRKHKKYWATFKDAIHSAILHDMKKEVEVATLPDEDDVSTN, translated from the coding sequence TTGAGTTTACTATACGGATGTTCCAGTATTACAGACTTTATGACTCTTGATAAAGATGACTCAAATACGAGTGCACAGTCTAAGAAGATCAGCACTACTGAAGCTAAAGAGGCTCCTGTTGCTGAACCTGTAAAAGTCCAGAAAGTTGTAAAGAAGCCTCTTTGGGATAAGAAGCTTCCTCAAAACCAAGTGGTTTCAAATTACTGTAAGAAAATAGAGAAGAAATTTCGTCACTGGGGCTGGGGTTATAGCCGCTGCATGAATATTAAGTGGAATAATGTGAGAAAGTCCCACTTAGGTGATCCTTTGATTTGGACAGTCTATGGAAGTGAAGAACTTCAAAAGTCATCTAACCCTAAAGATATGACTCTCATTCTTTGTGGAGTTCACGGTGATGAGATTACGCCAATTAAATTCTGCTTCGATATTATTCACCACTTAGAAAAAGTCGTAAACGGTCACTTACCAGGCCATGAAGAATTAGAAGATAAGCTTGTTGTTGTGGCCCCAATTGTAACACCAGACTCTTTCTTTAAGAGACGTCCTACGAGAACAAACGCTAGGGGTGTTGATGTAAATAGAAACTTTCCTACTAAGGACTGGAATAGGGACGCACTAAGACTATGGAAGACAAGATATAGAAGTGACAAGCGCCGCTACCCAGGTGAGAGACCTCTTAGTGAACAAGAGACCATTTTTCAAGTTAACCTTATCAAAAGATATAACCCATCAAAGATTATTACGGTTCATGCTCCACTTTCAATTCTCGACTATGATGGACCAGAGTTTCACTCCCACAATCACGATGGCGCACAGATTGTTGTTCCCAATGCCCAAGAGCTCCTCATACAGATGAGTAAAATGGCCAATGGATATAAGATAAAAAACTATCCTTTCTTTCCAGGTAGTCTTGGAAATTATGCTGGAAATGAGAGAAATATTCCTACCTATACGTTGGAGCTTCCTACATCAGATAATAGAAAGCACAAGAAGTATTGGGCCACATTTAAAGATGCCATTCACTCGGCGATTCTTCACGACATGAAGAAGGAAGTTGAGGTGGCGACTCTTCCAGATGAAGATGATGTCTCAACAAATTAG
- a CDS encoding ATP-grasp domain-containing protein, giving the protein MKILVISKNSQLYSSARLLAEAQSLGLESKHQDIYQSSHWRENERSSSTVVFNRYSGILFDDYDLQLCQSWKNKGSLILNPIEELQIFRDKLSSHIFLNNLELSCIPTRAIRGALSREEIEEVIDFNDIPGQCPNEYIIKPTRSNKGLGMSLCRGIDSLYTQLESYYHFGDQRFIIQPRMRGIREYRLFFIEDQIIGAFEKHAKRQDEFRLNAQRSECFAIEPENLSEELISFFQTIRRNTHLFYGGIDILETENQFFILEVNPCPGFETLEEVCKVNVAKELISRVHQSMVN; this is encoded by the coding sequence ATGAAAATACTCGTAATTTCTAAGAATAGTCAACTCTACTCCAGCGCTAGATTGCTGGCAGAAGCCCAATCATTGGGCCTTGAGTCGAAACACCAAGATATTTACCAATCAAGTCACTGGAGAGAGAATGAGCGCAGTTCTTCCACTGTGGTCTTTAATCGCTACTCAGGAATTCTCTTCGACGACTACGATCTACAACTGTGCCAATCTTGGAAGAATAAGGGCTCACTTATTTTAAACCCAATTGAAGAGTTGCAAATTTTTCGAGACAAACTTTCCTCCCATATCTTCTTAAATAATCTCGAACTTAGTTGCATTCCCACTAGGGCCATTAGAGGAGCGCTCTCTCGTGAGGAGATCGAAGAGGTCATAGACTTTAACGATATCCCGGGCCAGTGCCCAAATGAATATATTATTAAACCCACTAGAAGTAATAAAGGCCTAGGCATGAGTTTATGCCGTGGTATAGACTCTCTCTACACTCAACTAGAGAGCTACTACCACTTTGGTGACCAGCGATTTATTATTCAGCCTAGGATGAGAGGTATTAGAGAGTACCGCCTCTTTTTCATTGAAGATCAAATTATTGGGGCCTTTGAAAAACACGCTAAGAGACAGGATGAATTCAGACTCAATGCCCAGCGCAGTGAGTGCTTTGCAATAGAGCCCGAAAATTTAAGTGAAGAACTTATCAGTTTCTTTCAAACAATCAGACGAAATACTCACCTCTTCTACGGTGGTATTGATATTCTTGAAACCGAGAATCAATTCTTTATTTTAGAAGTTAATCCGTGTCCAGGCTTTGAGACATTGGAAGAAGTTTGTAAGGTGAATGTTGCAAAAGAGCTCATCTCTAGAGTCCACCAGAGTATGGTTAACTAG
- a CDS encoding phospholipase D-like domain-containing protein, with the protein MFRSPLLITFFFLVLGLQFSHASNGGLDRSDSDFDVRSENPQKVLILNDGYSALEKRLELIEKATKTIDLETFIWRADDSGQMLTHALIKKARKGVKIRLLIDNFVGAKDYTEFIAHELRKEGIEVRYYNPTPLFRVVEAQWRNHKKSLTIDSKETIIGGRNIGDEYFDLSPEYNFVDRDVWIEGDLVDAVELSFESIWTSKESVAVKRKKMPEKNDIQYRRNSRTARGRAKYKSDLRAWTKKEDFAKSFVSLDNERVDLREKIRNLSILHAHGQFYGECTNASFVSDRPLSHDTGKTKRILKKEIYKRINESKSSLQIESPYFIVNDETETTLKNALKRGVKTTLLTNYLYSTDAIYVSAAFNSIANEWLDTGMDIFLYGGDTQTDYQTINHEVQYSRWGTHAKSVVFDYSSIMIGSFNFDPRSYNFSAELAFFCDGNRPLADSLRFDIEQRERDSILITKKDLEEDPDSIDERLFHRVGFGKKVLYYLLKGPSNLFDFML; encoded by the coding sequence ATGTTTAGATCGCCACTTCTAATAACATTCTTTTTCCTAGTTCTAGGGCTTCAATTCTCCCATGCAAGCAATGGGGGTTTAGATAGAAGTGACAGTGACTTTGATGTTAGATCTGAAAATCCCCAAAAAGTTCTCATTCTAAATGACGGATATAGCGCTCTTGAAAAGAGATTAGAGCTAATTGAAAAGGCTACTAAGACTATTGATCTAGAAACCTTCATCTGGAGGGCCGATGACTCAGGTCAGATGCTCACTCACGCACTTATTAAAAAAGCGAGAAAGGGCGTAAAAATAAGACTTCTCATTGATAACTTCGTTGGGGCAAAGGACTATACTGAGTTCATCGCTCACGAGCTTAGAAAAGAGGGGATTGAAGTTAGATACTACAACCCAACTCCACTCTTTAGAGTTGTTGAAGCTCAGTGGAGAAATCACAAGAAGTCCCTCACGATCGATAGTAAAGAAACAATCATTGGTGGAAGAAATATTGGTGATGAGTACTTTGACTTAAGTCCGGAGTATAACTTTGTTGATCGCGATGTATGGATTGAAGGTGACTTAGTCGATGCCGTAGAGCTTAGTTTTGAAAGTATCTGGACATCAAAAGAGTCTGTGGCGGTTAAGAGAAAGAAGATGCCAGAGAAGAACGACATTCAATATAGAAGAAATTCTCGCACGGCAAGAGGACGCGCAAAGTATAAGAGTGATTTAAGAGCGTGGACTAAGAAAGAGGACTTCGCCAAGAGCTTTGTTTCTCTAGATAATGAGAGAGTTGATCTGAGAGAGAAAATTAGAAACCTCTCTATCTTACATGCTCACGGGCAATTCTATGGTGAGTGTACTAATGCAAGCTTTGTTTCTGATAGACCACTTTCACACGATACAGGTAAGACTAAGAGAATATTAAAGAAAGAAATTTATAAGAGAATTAACGAATCTAAGAGTTCTCTTCAAATTGAGAGTCCATACTTTATTGTTAATGATGAAACAGAGACAACTCTAAAGAATGCACTTAAAAGGGGAGTTAAGACAACTCTACTTACAAATTATCTCTACAGTACTGATGCTATTTATGTTTCCGCGGCTTTTAATTCTATTGCCAACGAGTGGTTAGATACTGGGATGGATATTTTCCTCTACGGTGGAGATACTCAGACTGATTATCAAACCATTAATCATGAAGTTCAGTATTCGCGCTGGGGAACACATGCCAAGTCAGTAGTTTTTGACTACAGCTCTATTATGATTGGCTCATTTAACTTTGATCCAAGAAGTTATAACTTCTCCGCTGAATTGGCCTTCTTCTGTGATGGAAATAGACCTCTTGCTGATTCTCTTCGCTTTGATATTGAGCAAAGAGAGAGAGATTCAATTCTCATTACTAAGAAAGATCTTGAAGAGGATCCTGATTCAATTGATGAGAGACTCTTTCACAGAGTAGGCTTTGGAAAGAAAGTTCTCTACTATCTTCTCAAAGGACCATCAAATCTCTTTGATTTCATGCTCTAG
- a CDS encoding (2Fe-2S)-binding protein: MYICICKGITEEQLEQAIKPDAKPTDVLKDLGVGDSCGICLIDAIEKMTLAKSVAHQEKKKK, encoded by the coding sequence ATGTACATCTGCATCTGCAAAGGCATTACAGAAGAACAGCTCGAACAAGCGATCAAGCCTGACGCAAAGCCAACTGACGTTTTAAAGGACCTTGGAGTTGGTGATAGCTGTGGAATTTGTCTAATCGATGCAATCGAGAAGATGACATTAGCAAAATCAGTGGCCCATCAAGAAAAGAAAAAGAAATAA
- the bfr gene encoding bacterioferritin, with protein MKGDKEIIEALNNVLANELTAINQYFLHARMLDDWGLEKLGKLEYDASIDEMKHADEIIKRILFLEGLPNLQKLNRLKIGQNIEELIAADLEVEYKAVPELREYISLCEKKQDYITRDILKRILDSEEEHIDWLETQQSLIKQVGIQNFIQSQISE; from the coding sequence ATGAAAGGTGATAAAGAAATTATCGAGGCCTTAAATAACGTTTTGGCCAATGAACTCACGGCCATTAACCAATACTTTCTCCACGCCAGAATGCTAGATGACTGGGGACTTGAGAAGCTTGGTAAGCTTGAGTACGACGCTTCTATTGATGAGATGAAGCACGCAGATGAGATTATTAAGCGTATTCTCTTCTTAGAGGGGCTTCCTAACCTTCAAAAGCTTAATAGACTTAAAATTGGTCAAAATATCGAAGAGCTTATCGCTGCCGACCTAGAGGTTGAGTACAAGGCCGTTCCTGAACTAAGAGAGTATATTTCTCTTTGTGAAAAGAAGCAGGACTATATAACAAGAGATATCTTAAAGAGAATCTTAGATAGCGAAGAAGAGCATATCGATTGGCTAGAAACTCAGCAGAGCTTAATTAAGCAAGTTGGAATCCAGAATTTTATTCAATCACAAATTTCTGAATAA
- the hemH gene encoding ferrochelatase, which produces MTDQNENFLGVYDSLGHRKTKVVFVQLGSPKSPKVSDVRTFLKEFLGDPRVVDINPTLWKIILNLFVIPFRPARSAKLYSRIWNGESFPLIDNTKSFSDKVSSFLKSDKVEVEYAFLLSSPRVDEVWDRWEREVSSSPETAATELLIIPMFPQYSESTVASGMDGFFSVLKTRVQIPPFKFLTNFHRSKAFIDNSVVQIDNFLERFERDGKKSDKLIISFHGIPKRRVLYKNDIYYKHCFETYFLIKSRVKNIDARDIVITFQSRFGSEEWLTPYTEDVMEELIDEGAKNIAVYCPSFVADCLETTDEIATELAEEAKELGGEIQFIECLNDDKKWCEDFSHFVENQCEGSGETKAQDFYYMQKEDYKQMEKPSMKSEPLSANAKSSLKIVFLTLFLDLVGFSIIFPLFPALAKHYISVDGDNFFLNLIFNGIETLTATGGAGKLSSIVLFGGALGALYSFLQFIAAPVWGRISDRIGRKPVLLVSVFGLALSYVLWFFSGSFTTLIIARFIGGIMGGNISTATAVVADVTSKGNRSKGMATIGIAFALGFIIGPAMGGIMSLIDLTKSFPELAAYGVNPFSMAAGIAFILSAFNLFFLYRNFKESLPEEKRGNAHSSERTFNPLQLFKPLPYEGVNLTNFGHFLFLMAFSGMEFTLTFLAVERMNYSSMDNAYMFIFIGFIIAMVQGGFVRRKAGQIGEKKVALMGLICLIPGLISIGLSTSSFLLYVGLFFLAVGSSMAIPCLTSLVSLYTPAAEQGHSIGIFRSLGALSRVIGPIIASIIYWKFGSSSPYFLGSAFLIIPIILISMLKKPNEAI; this is translated from the coding sequence ATGACAGATCAAAATGAAAATTTCTTAGGTGTCTATGATTCACTTGGACACCGAAAAACAAAAGTTGTCTTTGTCCAATTAGGCTCTCCCAAGTCACCGAAAGTGAGTGATGTAAGAACGTTTTTAAAAGAGTTTCTTGGAGACCCACGAGTTGTAGATATAAATCCAACTCTTTGGAAAATTATCTTAAACCTCTTTGTAATTCCATTTAGACCGGCGAGATCGGCCAAGCTCTATTCAAGAATCTGGAATGGAGAGAGCTTTCCGCTCATTGATAATACAAAGAGCTTTAGTGACAAAGTCTCTTCATTTCTTAAGAGCGATAAGGTTGAAGTTGAGTATGCCTTTCTTCTTTCATCTCCTAGAGTAGATGAAGTGTGGGATAGATGGGAGAGAGAAGTTTCTAGCTCCCCTGAGACTGCGGCAACTGAGCTTCTTATCATTCCAATGTTTCCTCAGTACTCCGAGAGTACAGTGGCCTCAGGAATGGACGGCTTCTTCAGTGTTTTAAAGACGAGGGTGCAAATACCTCCTTTTAAATTTCTAACTAACTTCCATAGAAGTAAGGCCTTTATTGATAACTCAGTTGTACAAATTGATAATTTCCTAGAGCGCTTTGAGAGAGATGGAAAGAAGAGCGATAAGCTCATTATCTCTTTTCATGGCATTCCAAAGAGAAGAGTTCTTTATAAGAATGATATTTACTATAAGCATTGTTTTGAAACGTACTTTCTCATTAAGAGTAGAGTGAAAAATATTGATGCAAGAGATATTGTTATCACTTTTCAATCTCGCTTTGGTTCTGAGGAGTGGCTTACTCCGTACACAGAAGATGTGATGGAGGAGCTGATAGACGAAGGGGCGAAGAATATTGCTGTCTACTGTCCTAGTTTCGTCGCCGATTGTTTAGAGACAACTGATGAAATTGCCACTGAGCTTGCTGAAGAAGCAAAAGAGCTAGGTGGAGAAATTCAATTTATAGAGTGTTTAAATGACGACAAGAAGTGGTGTGAGGACTTTTCACACTTTGTTGAAAATCAATGTGAGGGCAGTGGAGAAACTAAGGCCCAAGATTTTTATTATATGCAAAAAGAGGATTACAAGCAGATGGAAAAACCTTCAATGAAATCAGAACCCTTATCAGCAAATGCAAAGAGTTCACTAAAGATCGTTTTCTTAACACTATTCTTAGACTTAGTAGGATTTTCAATTATCTTCCCTCTCTTTCCTGCTCTTGCAAAACACTACATAAGTGTTGATGGGGATAACTTCTTTTTAAATCTCATCTTCAATGGAATTGAAACCCTCACTGCGACAGGTGGTGCCGGTAAACTCTCTTCTATTGTTCTCTTTGGAGGGGCCCTTGGAGCGCTCTATTCTTTCCTTCAATTTATTGCCGCTCCAGTTTGGGGAAGAATCTCTGATCGCATTGGTAGAAAGCCAGTGTTACTTGTTTCAGTTTTTGGTCTGGCCCTTAGTTATGTCCTGTGGTTCTTCTCTGGTTCATTTACAACTCTAATCATCGCGAGGTTTATTGGAGGAATCATGGGGGGAAATATTTCTACTGCTACTGCCGTCGTTGCCGATGTTACGTCTAAAGGAAATAGATCAAAGGGAATGGCGACTATTGGAATTGCCTTTGCCCTTGGATTCATCATAGGTCCTGCTATGGGTGGGATTATGTCTTTGATCGATTTAACGAAGAGCTTTCCTGAGCTTGCAGCCTATGGTGTGAATCCTTTCTCAATGGCCGCTGGGATCGCATTTATTTTAAGTGCATTTAATCTCTTCTTCCTCTATAGAAACTTCAAGGAGTCTTTACCGGAAGAGAAAAGAGGAAATGCTCACTCTAGCGAGAGAACATTTAATCCACTACAACTCTTTAAACCACTTCCTTATGAGGGAGTTAACCTTACAAACTTTGGTCACTTCTTATTTTTAATGGCCTTTAGTGGAATGGAGTTTACTCTAACTTTCCTAGCTGTAGAGAGAATGAATTACTCTTCTATGGATAATGCCTATATGTTCATTTTTATCGGCTTTATTATAGCAATGGTTCAAGGTGGCTTTGTCAGAAGAAAGGCCGGTCAAATAGGGGAGAAGAAAGTCGCGCTCATGGGACTTATTTGTCTTATTCCTGGGCTTATTTCGATTGGACTTTCAACATCAAGCTTCTTGCTCTACGTAGGACTTTTCTTTTTGGCCGTAGGTTCGAGTATGGCCATCCCTTGTTTAACTTCTCTGGTTTCTCTCTATACTCCAGCAGCAGAGCAGGGGCACAGTATTGGGATTTTCAGATCTCTTGGAGCACTATCTAGGGTTATCGGTCCGATCATTGCTTCAATCATTTATTGGAAGTTTGGATCAAGCTCACCATACTTTCTTGGTTCGGCTTTTTTAATTATTCCAATAATTCTCATTTCAATGTTGAAGAAGCCAAACGAGGCCATCTAG
- the queF gene encoding preQ(1) synthase: protein MAKVKTKKKKTGTGAKGRNAKELASFTLGEAETKYSMTYSPEVLEAFDNKNPNSDAWTTFLCTEFTSLCPKTSQPDFARIYINYIADKKMVESKSLKLYLFSFRNHGDFHEDCIQKICDDLAKLMKPKYIEVIGEFTPRGGIAIYPYSSYSNSKALYKSIKAKRFAEYSPGKYTMDMSKIY from the coding sequence ATGGCAAAAGTTAAGACAAAGAAGAAGAAGACTGGAACAGGTGCAAAGGGACGCAACGCAAAAGAACTTGCGAGCTTCACACTTGGAGAGGCCGAGACTAAGTACTCTATGACATACTCTCCCGAAGTCCTAGAGGCCTTTGATAATAAGAATCCTAATAGTGATGCATGGACTACTTTCCTATGTACAGAGTTCACAAGCCTCTGCCCGAAGACGTCTCAGCCAGACTTTGCCAGAATTTATATAAATTATATTGCGGATAAGAAGATGGTAGAGAGTAAATCTCTTAAATTATACCTCTTTAGCTTCCGTAACCACGGTGACTTTCACGAAGATTGCATACAGAAAATCTGTGATGACCTAGCGAAACTCATGAAACCGAAGTATATTGAAGTTATAGGAGAATTTACTCCTAGAGGTGGTATAGCTATTTATCCATACTCTAGTTATTCAAATAGTAAGGCCCTCTACAAAAGTATTAAGGCCAAGAGATTTGCAGAGTATTCTCCAGGTAAGTACACAATGGATATGTCTAAGATCTATTAG
- the tatA gene encoding twin-arginine translocase TatA/TatE family subunit, with the protein MGFGIGESLVVLAIVVLLFGGKKLPQLGSSLGKAIQNFKKGLGEEDEQSTDKDDDKKSLK; encoded by the coding sequence ATGGGATTTGGAATTGGTGAGAGTTTAGTCGTTCTAGCAATTGTTGTTCTACTCTTCGGAGGTAAGAAGCTACCACAACTTGGAAGTTCACTAGGAAAGGCCATTCAGAACTTTAAAAAAGGTCTTGGAGAAGAAGACGAACAAAGCACTGATAAAGACGACGACAAGAAAAGCTTAAAATAA